A genomic stretch from Candidatus Palauibacter polyketidifaciens includes:
- the kdsB gene encoding 3-deoxy-manno-octulosonate cytidylyltransferase: MICVLPARISSTRISRKPLQPLAGRTLLEWCWRAASAIRSFDRVVIATDSDEIEGCARGFDAEVVRTRSDHASGTDRVDEAADLLGAAEDDVVVNFQADEPFVDGGAIEGAVRRAEEVATIAAPIRADEEWRSPAVVKVARAADGRALYFSRSPIPFSRDEPEFGTRARLRHVGVYACRRSALKRWAALPESTLERAERLEQLRALEAGMRIHVELGPWTEPGVDLPADIMRAERVLSSKEVRG, from the coding sequence GTGATCTGCGTCCTTCCCGCACGTATCTCCAGCACCCGTATCTCCAGGAAGCCCCTCCAGCCGCTGGCCGGCCGCACGCTCCTTGAGTGGTGCTGGCGCGCCGCTTCGGCGATCCGCTCCTTCGACAGGGTCGTGATCGCGACCGACAGCGACGAGATCGAGGGCTGTGCGCGGGGGTTCGATGCAGAGGTCGTCCGCACGCGGTCGGACCACGCCTCCGGCACGGATCGCGTGGATGAGGCGGCGGACCTTCTCGGCGCGGCCGAGGACGACGTCGTCGTGAACTTCCAGGCGGACGAGCCGTTCGTGGACGGCGGGGCGATCGAGGGCGCCGTGCGGAGGGCGGAGGAGGTCGCGACGATCGCGGCCCCGATCCGGGCGGATGAGGAGTGGCGATCCCCGGCCGTGGTGAAGGTCGCCCGGGCCGCCGACGGAAGGGCGCTCTACTTCAGCCGCAGCCCCATCCCGTTCTCCCGGGACGAGCCGGAGTTCGGCACCCGTGCGCGGCTCCGCCACGTCGGCGTGTACGCGTGCCGGCGCTCCGCTCTCAAGCGGTGGGCGGCCCTGCCCGAATCCACGCTCGAACGGGCCGAGCGGCTGGAGCAACTGAGGGCGCTCGAAGCGGGCATGCGGATTCACGTCGAACTCGGTCCGTGGACCGAGCCGGGGGTCGATCTTCCTGCCGACATCATGCGGGCGGAGAGAGTATTGTCCAGCAAGGAGGTGCGGGGATGA
- a CDS encoding polymer-forming cytoskeletal protein, which produces MGPLADAGEGREVKRLGLAAALAAASAAGVPAAADGQEVWLAEEPRSEAQAALEAFLEAGGFTVWTTDTVLARGDTVPEAVLLLEGTARIAGRIEGDLYVVDGDLFLRSGASITGDVVVLGGGFYDSDVAEVEGAVTYRPNEPLRVRPTRGGFEIIPEIDPDPAFEFDGTYGFHLPTYDRVNGLAFPVGALARLSAVPGRPELAGGITWIPARGDVDYRLHNSWLLGERVRLGLYATSATVSNDNWIRPVWYNSLAHFVAADDVRNHYDAKEFGLELEWVSPEPPVWEDAPRWRVVVAGGREEAESVRRRNVTVLIGGEYTNAVEWFEPALFINSGSIWFGRLGFDWAVAGRGGHMAFGLAAEAGFEDDIRRIEVGPAIPGTPNIPPRLYDFLLLEGRFSLRRVTPSGHAVEAFAIGRLDVTGLLPEQRYSTIGGIGTLPTMPLRGLRGPRLLYAETTYAIPLLGDAALGGLDAFARGSVGGVGSEHGDFDLYGSIQGGLALRMWDFRLEFGAAAGSTAEPGDPGLIGFVEVRTRRSARPGRMPPPR; this is translated from the coding sequence GTGGGACCGCTGGCGGACGCCGGTGAGGGCCGCGAAGTGAAGCGCCTCGGCCTCGCGGCCGCGCTCGCCGCGGCTTCGGCCGCCGGAGTGCCGGCCGCGGCGGACGGGCAGGAGGTGTGGCTGGCGGAGGAGCCGCGGTCGGAAGCGCAGGCGGCGCTCGAGGCCTTCCTCGAAGCCGGCGGCTTCACGGTGTGGACGACGGACACGGTCCTGGCGCGGGGAGACACGGTGCCGGAAGCCGTCCTTCTGCTCGAAGGTACGGCGCGCATCGCGGGACGGATCGAGGGCGATCTCTATGTCGTCGACGGCGACCTCTTCCTTCGCTCCGGCGCCTCCATCACGGGGGACGTGGTCGTGCTCGGGGGAGGGTTCTACGACTCGGACGTGGCGGAAGTCGAGGGAGCCGTCACGTATCGTCCGAACGAACCGCTGCGCGTCCGGCCCACGCGGGGCGGTTTCGAGATCATCCCGGAGATCGACCCGGACCCCGCCTTCGAATTCGACGGCACGTACGGCTTCCATCTCCCCACCTACGACCGCGTGAACGGCCTCGCCTTCCCGGTCGGCGCGTTGGCCCGCCTCTCCGCCGTTCCCGGCCGGCCCGAACTCGCGGGCGGCATCACGTGGATCCCCGCCCGCGGGGATGTGGACTACCGCCTCCACAACTCGTGGCTCCTCGGCGAGCGCGTCCGACTGGGCCTGTACGCGACCAGCGCGACCGTGAGCAACGACAACTGGATCCGGCCGGTGTGGTACAACAGCCTGGCGCACTTCGTCGCGGCCGACGATGTGCGCAACCACTACGACGCGAAGGAGTTCGGACTGGAACTGGAGTGGGTGTCGCCCGAGCCGCCCGTGTGGGAGGATGCGCCCCGCTGGCGCGTCGTCGTCGCCGGAGGAAGGGAGGAAGCGGAATCGGTCCGCCGCCGCAACGTGACCGTCCTCATCGGCGGGGAGTACACCAACGCCGTCGAGTGGTTCGAGCCGGCTCTGTTCATCAACAGCGGGAGTATCTGGTTCGGGCGTCTGGGTTTTGATTGGGCCGTCGCCGGCCGCGGCGGGCACATGGCGTTCGGGCTCGCCGCCGAGGCCGGATTCGAGGATGATATTCGGCGGATTGAGGTTGGGCCCGCGATCCCGGGGACTCCGAACATTCCCCCCCGCCTGTACGACTTCCTGCTGCTGGAGGGGCGCTTCTCTCTCCGCCGCGTGACGCCGTCGGGGCATGCCGTGGAAGCGTTCGCGATCGGACGCCTCGACGTCACCGGCCTCCTGCCCGAGCAGCGCTACTCGACGATCGGGGGCATCGGGACCCTGCCCACGATGCCGCTGCGGGGTCTGCGCGGCCCGCGCCTGCTCTACGCCGAAACGACCTATGCGATCCCGCTTCTCGGCGATGCGGCACTCGGGGGGTTGGACGCCTTCGCACGCGGCAGCGTCGGGGGCGTCGGTTCGGAACACGGCGACTTCGATCTGTACGGCTCGATCCAGGGGGGACTCGCCCTGCGGATGTGGGATTTCCGGCTCGAATTCGGGGCCGCCGCCGGCTCCACGGCGGAGCCCGGAGATCCCGGTCTTATCGGCTTCGTGGAGGTCCGAACCCGCCGCTCCGCGCGACCCGGCCGGATGCCGCCGCCGCGCTGA
- a CDS encoding nitroreductase family protein encodes MRLTRLLHLSRNRRPVKRFRDRLVEPEVVEAVLEAARYASSAREAQPWRLVVVQEALARHRIAAAAFNHPHVRTAPVVVACCARIHSHVSGTGRPSFAMDLAAATQTMMLAAADLGVQSSWVYGFREGDVREILSVPEHVPIVALFCLGYHDGLAELPERLPREEVIAWDRWRTPVRAAK; translated from the coding sequence ATGAGGTTGACCCGCCTCCTCCACCTGTCGCGCAACCGGCGTCCGGTCAAGCGCTTCCGCGACCGGCTCGTCGAACCCGAGGTCGTGGAGGCGGTGCTGGAGGCGGCACGCTACGCCTCGTCCGCTCGGGAGGCGCAGCCATGGCGCCTCGTCGTCGTGCAGGAGGCGCTCGCGCGCCACAGGATCGCCGCGGCCGCCTTCAACCATCCGCACGTGAGGACGGCGCCCGTCGTTGTCGCCTGCTGCGCGCGGATCCACTCGCACGTGAGCGGCACGGGCCGCCCGAGCTTCGCCATGGATCTCGCCGCCGCGACCCAGACGATGATGCTGGCGGCGGCGGATCTAGGGGTGCAGTCGAGCTGGGTGTACGGCTTTCGGGAGGGTGACGTCCGCGAGATCCTGAGCGTGCCGGAGCACGTTCCGATCGTGGCCCTCTTCTGCCTCGGATATCACGATGGGCTGGCGGAGCTGCCGGAGCGGCTGCCTCGCGAGGAGGTGATCGCGTGGGACCGCTGGCGGACGCCGGTGAGGGCCGCGAAGTGA
- the xerD gene encoding site-specific tyrosine recombinase XerD — protein sequence MTGESPGIERAFHLESFRDHLGFERGLSPRTIDAYLREARRFAAFAVSEGVAEPAGVTYGLLRDHVARLAGEGRAASSVARTVYALRGYFRFLIVENAIESDPSERLEAPKAGRSLPDVLSVHEIEALIGATDPESRTAPRDEAMLEMLYGCGLRVSELVALQGRELDLEEALVRVRGKGGKERFVPVGAAARSAVRRYLRTTRPALDRGRSAGHIFLNARGFPLSRMGVWKILRRHVERAGILKRVTPHTLRHSFATHLLEGGADLASVQEMLGHADISTTEIYTHVDRSHLRQMHRSHHPRG from the coding sequence GTGACCGGAGAAAGCCCGGGGATCGAGCGCGCCTTCCACCTCGAGTCCTTCCGCGACCACCTCGGCTTCGAGCGGGGGCTCTCCCCGCGCACCATCGACGCGTATCTGCGCGAGGCCCGGCGCTTCGCGGCGTTCGCGGTTTCGGAGGGCGTCGCGGAGCCGGCCGGAGTCACGTACGGACTTCTCCGCGACCACGTCGCTCGCCTGGCCGGGGAGGGACGAGCGGCCTCGAGCGTCGCGCGCACTGTGTATGCGCTGCGCGGCTACTTCCGCTTCCTCATCGTCGAGAACGCGATCGAGTCCGATCCGAGCGAACGCCTCGAAGCGCCCAAGGCGGGGCGCTCTCTGCCCGACGTGCTTTCCGTCCACGAGATCGAGGCGCTGATCGGAGCGACGGACCCGGAGAGCCGCACGGCGCCGCGGGACGAGGCGATGCTCGAGATGCTCTACGGCTGTGGGCTCCGGGTGTCGGAACTCGTCGCCCTGCAGGGAAGGGAACTCGATCTGGAGGAAGCCCTCGTGCGCGTGCGAGGGAAGGGGGGAAAGGAGAGGTTCGTTCCCGTCGGCGCGGCTGCGCGCTCGGCGGTGCGCCGATACCTTCGAACCACCAGACCGGCGCTCGACCGGGGGCGATCCGCCGGACACATCTTCCTCAATGCCCGGGGGTTTCCGTTGAGCCGGATGGGCGTCTGGAAGATTCTGCGCCGCCACGTCGAACGTGCCGGCATCCTGAAGCGCGTGACGCCCCACACGCTGCGCCACAGCTTTGCGACTCACCTGCTGGAGGGGGGGGCCGACCTCGCGTCGGTCCAGGAGATGCTCGGACATGCAGACATCTCGACGACCGAGATCTACACGCACGTGGACCGGTCGCACCTGCGCCAGATGCACCGCAGCCACCATCCGCGCGGGTAG